A window of the Plasmodium vivax chromosome 12, whole genome shotgun sequence genome harbors these coding sequences:
- a CDS encoding hypothetical protein, conserved (encoded by transcript PVX_116725A), which produces MKRRTQGLLLVYLLTFLEAAFCLSLFSKSAFPREFTKSVERHLREDYGDRDVQVFREIMRNYKNEDTHLTPAEEEDLKAAMKKYAGSRFIQEYEALMDDNSKDSQKVLAKSMVNLIKQQFVKLKEIEAQYVTPNFDQYKQVAEMKPQLLDLNADTPCNTEAECKKLENMMNICTYVRGGADFAYDIFLVTTHVVTSMMAVLCACIFIGPVHVCALKNFPYTCKLPYPVFSTLFMATSAVWEVVKAATALCRVYGDLSVMSKMA; this is translated from the exons ATGAAGAGGCGCACGCAGGGGCTGCTCCTGGTTTACTTGCTCACCTTTTTGGAGGCGGCCTTTTGCCTGTCCCTGTTCAGCAAGAGCGCATTTCCGCGAGAGT TTACTAAATCTGTGGAGAGGCACCTGCGGGAGGATTACGGAG ACAGGGACGTCCAAGTGTTTAG GGAAATCATGcggaattacaaaaatga GGACACCCACTTGACCCcagcggaggaagaagactTAAAG gCCGCAATGAAGAAGTACGCAGGGAGTAGGTTCATTCAGGAGTATGAAGCTTTGATGGACGAT AACTCGAAGGACTCCCAAAAGGTGCTGGCCAAGTCGATGGTCAATTTGATAAAGCAGCAATTCGTTAAGCTGAAAGAGATTGAGGCCCAGTACGTTACGCCAAACTTCGATCAGTACAAACAGGTGGCGGAGATGAAGCCCCAGCTGCTG GATTTAAACGCAG ACACGCCCTGCAACACCGAAGCGGAGTGCAAAAAACTGGAG AATATGATGAACATCTGCACGTACGTTCGGGGAGGGGCAGACTTTGCCTACGACATTTTTTTGGTGACAACACACGTCGTAACTAGCATGATGGCCGTTCTGTGCGCCTGCATTTTTATTGGGCCCGTGCATGTTTGCGCTTTGAAGAATTTCCCG TACACGTGCAAACTGCCGTACCCCGTCTTTTCAACCCTGTTTATGGCCACTTCAGCTGTGTGGGAAGTG gtAAAAGCTGCAACGGCGTTGTGCAGGGTGTACGGtg ATCTGTCAGTGATGTCCAAAATGGCCTGA
- a CDS encoding hypothetical protein, conserved (encoded by transcript PVX_116735A): MACLNEFDANHLAAETKGEEEEYYVENMATKRKLKNCCKRWSDDKNGREFFVSHKNEIDENSFFKILKKTWNLLFFNEEKKGKLLHGEGDQNMYTLPNFLIIDPLSSGVVSPFESDQVGMSLDEGEDLRPEHVQVDDGEDPAGGCPAVENSADCLAAANRGECLPVENSADCLAAENSADCLPAANRGDTWDDGLEEDEHWAAAALRASPLSEENSPVEDLSPDKESRKKMRTCKKSGINKKYIDIYHKHEDSYSFHDKEIDDFLILSEAAAGVSGAEEGDEQNGGDLPIGLTSEEPSEEARDLPSEEASDLPSDNRVSGGQGSLIPTTDETPSCPNQDVENPSAASQTEADPPQPGGGNGDT, translated from the coding sequence ATGGCCTGTTTGAACGAATTCGACGCGAACCACCTTGCCGCGGAGaccaagggggaggaggaggagtacTACGTGGAAAATATGGCCACGAAGAGGAAACTAAAGAATTGCTGCAAACGGTGGAGCGACGACAAGAACGGCAGGGAGTTCTTCGTCAGCCACAAGAACGAAATTGATgagaattctttttttaaaattttaaaaaaaacgtggaacttacttttttttaatgaagaaaaaaaagggaaattacTTCACGGTGAAGGAGACCAAAATATGTACACTTtgccaaattttttaattatagacCCTCTCTCGAGCGGTGTGGTCAGCCCGTTTGAGAGTGACCAGGTTGGGATGTCGCTCGATGAGGGGGAGGACCTCCGGCCTGAGCATGTGCAGGTGGATGATGGGGAGGACCCTGCGGGGGGCTGCCCGGCGGTTGAAAACAGTGCGGACTGCTTAGCGGCTGCGAACAGGGGGGAATGCCTACCGGTTGAAAACAGCGCGGACTGCTTAGCGGCTGAGAACAGTGCGGACTGCCTACCGGCTGCAAACAGGGGAGACACCTGGGATGACGGCCTGGAGGAGGACGAACACTGGGCCGCCGCAGCCCTGCGTGCCTCCCCCCTGAGCGAGGAAAACTCCCCCGTGGAGGACCTCTCCCCGGACAAAGAGAgccgcaaaaaaatgagaaccTGCAAGAAGAGCGGCATTAACAAAAAGTACATTGACATTTACCACAAGCATGAGGACTCGTATAGTTTCCACGACAAAGAAATAGACGATTTTTTGATCCTTTCGGAGGCAGCAGCGGGGGTGAGCGGCGCAGAAGAGGGGGACGAGCAGAATGGAGGAGACCTACCCATCGGACTGACAAGTGAAGAGCCAAGTGAAGAAGCGCGTGACCTAccaagtgaagaagcgaGTGACCTACCAAGTGACAACCGGGTGAGCGGTGGCCAAGGATCGCTAATACCCACGACAGATGAAACGCCAAGTTGCCCCAACCAGGATGTGGAGAACCCCTCGGCAGCATCCCAGACGGAGGCCGACCCCCCGCAGCCTGGAGGGGGAAATGGAGACACCTAA
- a CDS encoding beta-hydroxyacyl-ACP dehydratase precursor, putative (encoded by transcript PVX_116720A; Apicoplast targeted protein. Curated by Stuart Ralph, Walter and Eliza Hall Institute of Medical Research, Australia.) has product MMKCAYFPRLLCLLGLLPPFATVALRTSCLDLGKHKGYQFLTPRVEFSPKKRESAKKYDQGRGINLNEKLSSVENKNEEIGGKHISSVMSYDTANTINIEEIKNVLPHRYPFLLVDKVIHVERNKKIIGLKQVSANEQFFNGHFPAKAIMPGVLQVEALAQLGGILCLTNEENSGRDNLFLFAGVDGVRWKKPVIPG; this is encoded by the coding sequence ATGATGAAGTGCGCATACTTCCCGCGCCTCCTGTGCCTCCTGGGCCTTCTACCCCCCTTTGCAACCGTTGCATTAAGAACATCATGCCTCGACCTGGGGAAGCACAAGGGGTACCAGTTTTTAACCCCCCGAGTGGAgttttcccccaaaaaaagagaaagcgcgaaaaaatatgaccaaGGAAGGGGGATAAATCTAAATGAAAAGCTATCCTCagtggaaaacaaaaatgaagaaatcgGTGGGAAACACATCTCGTCTGTCATGTCATACGACACTGCTAACACCATCAACAttgaggaaataaaaaatgtacttccACATAGGTACCCATTCCTCTTGGTTGACAAAGTAATTCATGtagaaaggaataaaaaaataattggcCTCAAACAAGTTTCCGCTAATGAACAATTTTTCAATGGCCATTTCCCTGCCAAGGCAATTATGCCTGGCGTTTTACAAGTAGAAGCCTTGGCCCAGCTGGGGGGGATACTATGTCTcacaaatgaagaaaatagtGGGAGggacaatttatttttattcgcTGGGGTGGACGGCGTCCGCTGGAAGAAACCAGTCATTCCAGGTTAA
- a CDS encoding hypothetical protein, conserved (encoded by transcript PVX_116730A), with translation MINFLPFTSFFNSFRYEKLPKRLIEHVIKAGTFYRTMLPVFIPLCMYQYIRQVDKERYAEELLFESAPASDVKSFYDSTMKSSGTKNWKIQYDLYLIDKAVNS, from the exons ATGATTAACTTCTTACCCTTCACgtcattttttaactcctttCGTTATGAGAAATTACCCAAGCGGCTGATTGAGCATGTGATTAAGGCAGGGACCTTCTACCGGACTATGCTCCCCGTCTTCATCCCCCTTTGTATGTATCAGTACATACGGCAG gtggACAAAGAGCGGTACGCGGAGGAACTCCTGTTCGAGTCAGCCCCAGCCAGTGACGTAAAGAGCTTCTACGACTCCACTATGAAGAGCAGCGGAACGAAGAACTGGAAGATTCAGTATGACTTGTATCTCATAGATAAGGCAGTCAACtcgtga
- a CDS encoding 60S ribosomal protein L9, putative (encoded by transcript PVX_116715A), with protein MKTIVSSQKVIIPEGVQVAINSRKVTVTGKYGTLKRSFRHLPIDVRLNKLKKYIKVVMWFGVPDRLACIRTVCTHLKNMFTGVTKKFLYKMRLVHAHFPINSNIVDNNKSIEIRNYLGEKRVRFVKALPGVLIEKSPNVKDEIYVSGADIENVSLTAALIHQSVLCRNKDIRKFLDGIYVSEVTTVEKDE; from the coding sequence TCCAAGTGGCGATAAACTCCAGGAAGGTGACCGTGACGGGAAAGTACGGAACGCTGAAGAGGTCCTTCCGACACCTGCCCATCGATGTGCGCCTGAACAAGCTGAAGAAGTACATCAAGGTGGTGATGTGGTTCGGAGTCCCCGACCGACTGGCATGCATCCGAACAGTCTGCacacatttgaaaaatatgtttacaGGAGTTACCAAGAAGTTCCTTTATAAAATGAGACTCGTACATGCCCACTTTCCAATTAACTCAAATATCGTAGATAACAACAAGTCCATCGAAATTAGAAATTACTTGGGAGAGAAACGAGTCCGTTTTGTAAAGGCCCTTCCAGGGGTACTCATTGAGAAGTCCCCCAATGTGAAGGATGAAATTTACGTCAGCGGTGCTGACATTGAGAATGTCTCCCTCACGGCAGCGTTAATTCATCAATCCGTTTTGTGTAGAAATAAAGATATTCGGAAATTTTTGGATGGAATTTACGTCTCGGAGGTGACTACTGTTGAGAAGGACGAGTAG
- a CDS encoding hypothetical protein, conserved (encoded by transcript PVX_116745A) has product MQIRECIPSELPIGGDLLFELAKRRDERVYILLEQDGRLLNCRDGNGNSLLHWSVFLNDAYLTCYLLQKGADVNAKAHNAQTPLFWAVSGSNLHMVHLLRKHGGDIFQVDDKGYSCLTISTQYGHVLCFLYLIHLGAPLTHRDQNNCSVADWAAYNNNLFFLRLLSNVSPNLFSTNLRTPASTLHKAIIGNAYDAVVFLVLHGHQNVHDVATEGNKTAAQFVEEHKDKVDGRIYQFVTCRKVQQLCRRRGGKEDPALYEPGGTIGPYAIASRRKLSTLRKIRHALSQEKALLLYPAAIILSHLYMSCVHFFYTRGALPGEGPLWDFAHPVLFVLYCMVVSSDPGYLEGEGNAPSDVSTGEKDPSHPPEVDTVRSTNLTFRKIIQNVKEDIKKFEEKNKVVEFCEEVKWKNIREVQTDLQIKLDAQGFEVTSFDVKKLCPTCFLFKNLRTKHCRLCGRCVDLYDHHCIFTLNCMSVDNAKVFLIWIALNLFFHFWKVYIHISTFMRLEFPSSSLPFRGVSLSVVLLSVLHLYLMGAIFLRTGLNILENITSNEKSQMYSSSSFFLYELKKDKNNEPVVIRRFKNPFDRGALFNLIHFFKKSKGQLASPERQFIRVDDSVQSEPVRAFVEKLNGELRRVYDKR; this is encoded by the exons ATGCAAATTCGTGAGTGTATCCCCAGTGAGCTGCCCATTGGGGGCGATCTTTTATTCGAGTTAGCAAAGCGGAGAGATGAACGGGTTTACATCCTTTTGGAACAAGACGGACGTCTACTAAACTGTCGTGACGGAAATG GAAACAGCCTGCTTCACTGGTCCGTCTTCCTAAATGACGCGTACCTGACGTGCTACTTGCTGCAGAAGg GGGCGGACGTGAACGCCAAGGCGCACAACGCGCAGACGCCGCTGTTCTGGGCAGTCTCCGGGAGCAACCTGCACATGGTCCACCTGCTGAGGAAGCACGGAGGGGATATATTTCAAGTCGACGACAAGGGTTACAGCTGCTTGACCATAAGCACTCAGTATGGGCACGTCCTATGCTTCCTctatttaattcatttggGGGCACCACTAACGCATAGGGACCAGAACAACTGCTCCGTAGCTGACTGGGCAGCTTATAACAACAATCTATTTTTCCTTCGCCTGCTGTCGAACGTTTCCCCTAACTTATTCTCCACAAATTTGAGGACCCCCGCGTCCACTTTGCACAAGGCCATCATTGGGAACGCCTACGACGCGGTGGTCTTCCTCGTGCTGCACGGCCACCAGAATGTGCACGACGTCGCCACGGAGGGAAAC AAAACCGCTGCCCAGTTTGTCGAAGAACATAAGGATAAGGTGGACGGAAGAATCTACCAGTTTGTCACTTGCAGGAAGGTGCAGCAGCTGTGCAGGCGGCGAGGCGGGAAGGAGGACCCGGCTTTGTACGAGCCCGGCGGGACGATCGGCCCCTACGCGATTGCAAGCAGGAGAAAG CTCTCCACCCTGCGGAAGATCCGCCACGCGCTCAGCCAGGAGAAGGCGCTGCTGCTCTACCCCGCCGCGATCATCCTCTCGCACCTGTACATGTCCTGCGTGCACTTCTTTTAC acGAGGGGGGCGCTCCCGGGGGAAGGCCCCCTGTGGGACTTCGCCCACCCGGTGCTATTCGTGCTGTACTGCATGGTCGTTTCGAGTGACCCCGGCTATCTGGAGGGTGAGGGAAACGCCCCAAGCGATGTGTCAACGGGTGAAAAGGACCCATCGCACCCCCCCGAAGTAGACACGGTTAGAAGCACAAATTTGACGTTTcgaaaaattatacaaaatgtgaaggaggatataaaaaaatttgaagaaaaaaataaagtagtGGAATTCTGCGAAGAGGTAAAATGGAAGAACATAAGGGAAGTCCAAACTGATTTGCAAATAAAGTTGGATGCTCAAGGATTCGAAGTAACCTCCTTTGATGTGAAGAAGTTATGCCCCACTTGCTtcctctttaaaaatttacgaaCGAAGCATTGCCGATTGTGTGGCAGGTGCGTTGACCTATATGACCACCACTGTATATTTACGCTAAACTGCATGAGTGTAGATAATGCGAAGGTGTTTCTAATTTGGATCGCGTTGAATCtgttttttcacttttggaaggtgtacatacatataagtACGTTTATGCGGCTGGAGTTCCCATCGTCTTCACTCCCCTTCCGAGGAGTGTCCCTATCGGTTGTGCTGCTGAGCGTGCTGCATTTGTACCTCATGGGGGCCATTTTCCTAAGGACGGGGCTAAACATTTTAGAAAACATCACATCTAATGAGAAGTCCCAGATGTATTCCTCCagctctttttttctatacGAATTGAAGAAAGACAAGAATAACGAACCCGTGGTGATTCGAAGATTTAAGAACCCGTTTGATCGGGGggccctttttaatttgattcatttttttaaaaagtctAAGGGACAGTTGGCTAGCCCGGAGAGGCAGTTCATCCGCGTGGACGACAGTGTGCAGAGTGAGCCCGTCAGGGCCTTCGTGGAGAAGCTCAACGGGGAGCTCCGTCGCGTATATGATAAGCGGTGA
- a CDS encoding hypothetical protein (encoded by transcript PVX_116750A), giving the protein MLSIQQVVYNLKLKRASDWKISTRFGLDAPVMSGRKGLEKVPPEEDKASTNVSPTKCEGEANTRDSSAEVNIRDSSAEANIRDSSPQNCLNGSGERRKKKKKKKNAKKNRDIQYTSSFDLSGGEFFQLKEQSGSDGGEESKVEKRKEERKKKREKGKEKSKEKRTKRGEEAERTKEKSIEATDAEMERGMEGTKQNGGCEQTGEGDAPQREEVCEQEETKKKKKMKKTKKTKKKKTRRDEMEVSETSYAEKNSNENDSPENGSPENGSVQMKPARRTSEPRNPSHERKGTHNNIRERNNATFSSFMQPPRSSNSDELAINYISDSKKSYISIRSSNRDKDDVIQLPKLNLSTRGGRSSSGEENETTDGGTCSLR; this is encoded by the exons ATGTTAAG CATACAACAAGTCGTTTACAATTTGAAGCTGAAGAGGGCATCCGACTGGAAGATCTCCACTCGGTTTGGCTTGGACGCCCCGGTGATGAGCGGAAGAAAGG GATTGGAGAAAGTACCACCAGAAGAAGACAAAGCCTCGACTAACGTGAGCCCCACGAAGTGCGAGGGGGAGGCAAACACGAGAGACAGCTCGGCGGAGGTAAACATAAGAGACAGCTCGGCGGAGGCAAACATAAGAGACAGCTCGCCGCAAaattgcctgaacgggtcaggtgaaagaaggaaaaaaaaaaaaaaaaaaaaaaatgcaaaaaaaaatagggataTCCAGTACACTTCCAGCTTTGATCTTTCCGGGGGGGAGTTCTTTCAGCTGAAGGAACAGAGTGGGAGcgacgggggggaggagtccAAGGTGGAGAAACGTAAAGAGGAGCGGAAGAAAAAgcgggaaaaggggaaagaaaagtcgaaggagaagagaaccaaacggggggaggaagcggaaaGGACGAAGGAGAAGAGCATAGAAGCCACCGATGCTGAAATGGAGCGGGGGATGGAGGGGACAAAACAAAACGGGGGATGTGAACAAACGGGCGAGGGCGATGCCCCCCAAAGGGAAGAGGTGTGCGAGCAGGAAGaaacgaagaaaaagaagaaaatgaagaagacgaagaagacgaagaagaaaaagacgAGACGGGACGAAATGGAGGTAAGCGAAACGAGCTACGCTGAAAAAAACTCCAACGAAAATGACTCCCCTGAAAATGGCTCCCCCGAAAATGGCTCCGTCCAAATGAAACCCGCGAGGCGCACGAGCGAACCGAGGAACCCATCACAcgaaagaaaaggaacacatAACAATATTCGCGAGAGGAACAACGCCACATTTAGCAGCTTCATGCAACCGCCTCGGAGCAGCAACTCGGATGAGCTAGCCATAAATTACATTTCGGACAGTAAGAAGAGTTATATAAGCATACGGAGCAGTAATAGGGATAAGGATGACGTGATACAATTACCCAAATTGAATTTATCAACTCGGGGGGGTCGGTCTTCATCGGGGGAGGAGAATGAGACGACGGACGGGGGGACGTGCTCACTCCGTTAG
- a CDS encoding hypothetical protein, conserved (encoded by transcript PVX_116740A), which yields MSALSERKKGKDSFLFIHGVYNTAGGEQRMGQDPQKCEDDSPPCQTKGTIYERLCLGSRYLEMVLQECQTEEGKIDLRFACGDGCVYSAGDLLEEVGVFFLSNKRERVVLSFWQRGDGEGEGEGEGGDGEGDNDGDSDGEGCDDGDSDGRHTTHLLDVYIYLYLRRELKHAEGDGNYRALYFLNGRERLLNLRKYQMDVDHFAVRSWVFNNMSLLLPSSVVHSGGGSPDERENAGNTLTPFCKPPQRKNNPLLSLSQQHHMSLFRLNSMQNDQVVTLSSKICLMRKFPNILMTTTQGDYQLWDSQERDSLLPSESSHRRTNARRYHMKWEGGHDSGGTLHSVETHDGNLNSGGKFIGSKNLRLTEYVVDVPRQYKLVSSPFTFLNKKLVHLCQEGGGLKGKCPQGVDTSKTYYVIRMGRDGLMEQSVQSCLDHLPDRFTAEGGPSWVCILTQDLHIGDVFEVIRLNFCTPGGGLNPAL from the coding sequence ATGTCCGCCCTGTCTgagcggaaaaaagggaaagactCATTCTTGTTCATTCACGGCGTATACAAcacagcagggggggagcagcgtATGGGACAGGAcccacaaaaatgtgaagatgattcccccccctgtcAAACTAAGGGCACCATTTACGAACGACTGTGTTTAGGAAGTCGCTACCTCGAAATGGTTCTCCAGGAGTGCCAAacggaggagggaaaaatcGACCTGCGCTTCGCATGCGGGGATGGCTGCGTGTACAGCGCTGGTGACCTCCTGGAGGAAGtgggcgttttttttttaagcaacaaaagggagagagTGGTCCTCTCGTTTTGGCAGCGCGGTGATGGCGAAGGTgaaggtgaaggagaaggcGGCGATGGCGAAGGCGACAATGATGGCGATTCCGATGGCGAAGGCTGCGATGACGGCGATTCCGATGGCCGCCATACCACCCACCTGCTGGACGTCTACATCTATCTGTACCTCCGCAGGGAGCTCAAGCACGCAGAGGGGGACGGAAACTATCGAGCGCTCTACTTCCTTAACGGCAGGGAACGGCTCCTGAATTTGCGAAAGTACCAGATGGACGTTGACCACTTCGCAGTTCGCAGCTGGGTGTTTAACAACATGTCGTTGCTGCTCCCCTCGAGTGTCGTCcacagcggggggggaagcccagACGAGAGGGAAAACGCGGGTAACACACTGACGCCGTTCTGCAAGCCCCCCCAGCGGAAGAACAACCCTCTGCTAAGCCTCTCGCAACAGCACCACATGTCCCTATTCAGATTAAACTCGATGCAGAACGATCAAGTGGTAACTTTGTCTTCCAAAATTTGCCTAATGAGGAAATTCCCCAACATCCTTATGACCACCACACAGGGGGATTACCAGTTGTGGGACTCACAAGAGAGGGACTCGCTCCTCCCCAGTGAGAGTTCCCACAGAAGAACCAACGCGAGGAGGTACCACATGAAGTGGGAAGGGGGTCACGACAGTGGTGGCACTCTACATTCAGTCGAAACACATGATGGTAATTTAAATTCGGGAGGAAAATTCATTGGCTCTAAAAACTTACGCCTAACCGAGTACGTCGTGGATGTACCCAGGCAGTACAAACTGGTGAGCTCtccttttacatttttaaataaaaagttggtGCACCTCTgccaggaggggggggggcttAAAGGGAAATGCCCCCAAGGGGTAGACACTAGCAAAACTTACTATGTTATTAGAATGGGAAGAGATGGACTGATGGAGCAATCGGTGCAGAGCTGCTTGGACCACCTTCCAGATCGATTCACTGCTGAGGGGGGACCCTCCTGGGTGTGCATCCTCACGCAGGATCTCCATATAGGGGACGTCTTCGAGGTGATTCGCCTGAATTTTTGTACCCCTGGTGGGGGGCTAAACCCTGCTTTGTAG